The Halotia branconii CENA392 region AACAGGAATTGTCCGCGAAAAAACAGGGGATATTATTGTTTTAGGAGAAAGAGGAGCGCAAGCAATTGTTGCCCCAGAATTAGTAGAATTTTTGACAATGAGCCTAACACAGGTGCGATCGGTTCCTGTGAAAACTCAGCCGATTGAGATCAACGAGTTAAAAGTTCGAGAACCCAAGAAAAAAGAATTAACTACTGTAGAGGCTTCTTTAAGATTAGATGCGATCGCATCGGCTGGTTTTGGCATGTCCCGCAGTAAAATGGTTGATTTAATCGATAGCGGTGATGTCCGTGTCAACTGGAAAGAAGTTACTCAAGCTAGTTCTCAAGTTAAATCAAGTGACTTAATCGCCATTCGTGGTAAAGGGCGTTTAGAAGTTGGGGAAATCGCTGTTACTAAAAAGGAACGTTACCGAGTTCAATTAACAAGATATATGTAACACTCCCATCGCTTTAGGCAATTTGCTTGAGTTGCACCTTCAGCCCGTTTTCCGGACGTAAGGTAATTGAAGGCTGTGGTACGATTGGATGTTCTGGTACTAAATCTACTTGGAAGCGTTGAGCGATCGTCGCCAATAACAAAGCCGCTTCCATTTGAGCAAAACCTTTACCAATACAAATTCTTGGCCCATCCCCAAAAGGAAAATATACTCCTTTAGGCAGATGCTTTTCAAATTCTTGTGTCCATCGTTCTGGTTGGAAAGCTTCAGGATTCTCAAAATACTTGGGATGACGATGCATTACCCATTGGCTAATCATGATTGCCATGCCTTGGGGAATTTTGTAATCGCCAATCTGGGTATCTACTGCTGCTTCCCGCCCCATCAGAGCAACTGGAGGATATAGCCGCATTGATTCTTTAACAATTTGCTGTGTATAATCTAACTGCCCAAGATCTGCAAGTGTTGGTAACTTTCCTTGCAGAACTTGATCAAGTTCTGATTGTAATTTTTCACGCACTTCAGGATTTTGTGCCAAAAGCATCCACGTCCAAGATAAAGCATTAGCAGTTGTTTCATGTCCTGCTAACATTAAAGTGGCAACTTCATCCCGCAATAGTTTATCATCCATCTGCTGGCCTGTTTCTTCGTCTTTAGCCTCCATTAACATTGTTAGCAAATCATTAGTTTTTTCTTCACTATTGCGACGTTCTTGAATCAGTTTATAAATAGCCTCATCCATTTGGGCAATAGCATTACGATAACGGATGTTTTCAGGTCTTGGAAACCACTCCAACACTAGAAAATTCTGCCGCCGCTTGCTTTCAAACCATTGCATTGCCCTATCTAATGCGTTGGCAACAACTTGTGCTTCTCCTGCATTTATGTCAGCGCTAAATATGCACTTCATAACTATTTGCAGGGTCAATTGCATCATATCTGCATGAATGTCATGAGTTTCACCATCTTGCCAAGTTTGCAGGATTTTGTTGGTGTACTCTACCATTGTTTCGCTATAGTTATTAATTCGTTTTTGGTGAAATATCGGTTGGGCAAGGCGACGTTGCCAAAACCAAGATTCTCCTTCTGCACTTAATAACCCTTCTCCTAGTAAGCTTTTTAAGGCGCGTAAGCCTCGGCTTTTAATAAAATCATTGCGATTTTTGAGAACTTCTTCTATATATTCAGGATTAGTTACTAAACAACTAGATGTTAACCCCAGTTGCAAAGGAACAATATCACCATAGTCACGACAACTAGTCAGAAACCCTAATGGGTCTTTTCCAAGTTCAAATAGATGTCCAACGATAGAGTTAACCGACGGTGCTGGTAACTCGAATATATCTTTAGCCATACCCAAAATTCTCTAGGTTGATGTGTACTCAAGAACGTTAATTCAACGTTAATATTAAATTCTTCATCACATAGAGAGATTTATAAGGTGATGTAGTGATACCAAGTTGAAGA contains the following coding sequences:
- a CDS encoding photosystem II S4 domain protein: MLPREELLKGVENRDSVARVIDQAEQAIKTWEVVLTDFLSPPELAEIQRAFSRLTEVELIAWGGYPQAERQRIAIARSEIPLDQSQVSLVALEIAGNFLFDTATHRDFLGAMLGTGIVREKTGDIIVLGERGAQAIVAPELVEFLTMSLTQVRSVPVKTQPIEINELKVREPKKKELTTVEASLRLDAIASAGFGMSRSKMVDLIDSGDVRVNWKEVTQASSQVKSSDLIAIRGKGRLEVGEIAVTKKERYRVQLTRYM
- a CDS encoding cytochrome P450 — its product is MAKDIFELPAPSVNSIVGHLFELGKDPLGFLTSCRDYGDIVPLQLGLTSSCLVTNPEYIEEVLKNRNDFIKSRGLRALKSLLGEGLLSAEGESWFWQRRLAQPIFHQKRINNYSETMVEYTNKILQTWQDGETHDIHADMMQLTLQIVMKCIFSADINAGEAQVVANALDRAMQWFESKRRQNFLVLEWFPRPENIRYRNAIAQMDEAIYKLIQERRNSEEKTNDLLTMLMEAKDEETGQQMDDKLLRDEVATLMLAGHETTANALSWTWMLLAQNPEVREKLQSELDQVLQGKLPTLADLGQLDYTQQIVKESMRLYPPVALMGREAAVDTQIGDYKIPQGMAIMISQWVMHRHPKYFENPEAFQPERWTQEFEKHLPKGVYFPFGDGPRICIGKGFAQMEAALLLATIAQRFQVDLVPEHPIVPQPSITLRPENGLKVQLKQIA